The genomic region TTCCAGAGTGGATTTTCATTTTTGATGCGTTTGTAGTAATCGAGTAGTTTTTCACCTTCACCACGTTTAATGCCCCATTGATCAAGTCCGAATGAGACGCGTGCATCTGCGTTAGAAAGCATTTTCGCAAAGTCATACACAAATTGTCTTACAATGGGTTCGTTACCAATTTGGTCAGCTGCATGTGTTCCATTATGAGGTGTGCCGAGTGTTGTGATAGAAGCTACCATATTGTCATGATTACCAGCAAATAATGGTGAAATATCACCACCGTGTTCTTTTTGATAAGCGATTTCTTCTGCGCTTCCATGACGGAGCAATTCTTCTAATTGACGGATTGTTTGACCACCCATGCTATGACCGACTAAGTGTACTTTTTGGCCAGGTTGCCAATCTTTATATACACCCTCGTATGTTTTACCATAACGTGCATGGCCATATTTTTGGGCATGTGCGGCACCGTAATCCACACGTCCTCCTTTGATGTAGTAGTACAATTCGACAGCGCGATCATAGTTGCTACCAAAGGCACTAATACTTGCTTCATGCGTTTCATAGCCGTTCTTTTCTAAATCATCACGTATATTTAACTTGTCACCACCCCAATAATGCGCAAGAACTGATGGGTTGATGTCATCTGTGAATCCGTTGAAACCATGGACTAAAATAATAGGATACTTGTTTTTATAGAAGCCTTTTTTAGCTTTTTGGCTCGGTTGTTCTTGAAGTTTTTCGGCGTCACGTGTGTTTGTTTTGGATTGTGTTGTTGCGGCATTTGAATCCTTCAATGATGCTAAATCTTTATCAGGTGAAGAGTTGTCATCACTTGAAGGTTGTGACGATTTATTTGTATTCAATGCTTCTGGTACTTTGACATTATCTTTTGCTTTCGGTTCAGATGATGTGATTTCATGTAAGGGTTCTTTCGCTTTAGGTTCAGCCTCAACTGTCGTATTTTGTTGTGAAGATGTTTCGACAGTTTGCTTTGTATCATCTATATCCGGCTGTTGTTGTGTTTCTAATGATGACGTTACGGATTCATTTTGCTTTGGATGAGATAGATCTTGCTCCTTAGTCTTTTGATCTTCAGTTGATGTAGATGTGTCACGCGTTGGTGCTTCTGTAGTATTAGGATGTTCATCTGAAGATTGTAATGTCTGACTTGGATTCGAGTCTTTAGCAGTCTCATTTGAAACAGGCGCATCTTGTGATTTAGGTAACTGTTCATCATTTTTTGCAGTATTGTCAGATGTATCTAATGGTTGATTAGATTCAGCAGTAGTTTCAGTAGATGGTGTTTCGACTGATTCGTCTTCAGTGGTAGGTTTATCTGTTACATGCGTTTCAACTGATTCAGTTTTTTCTGTTGTTTCATCAGTTGTTGAGCCTGTTTCTGGATCTTCTGAAGTATGTAAATCAGATGTTTGTTCATTTACGACATCATTAGTATTTGATGTTGTCGTTTCAGTTTGTGGGTTTGTTTCGCTTGAAGTGACAGAATCAGTTTCGCTCGCTTGAGCCTGACCTGTACTGATGAAGAATAGTGATGCAATCATAATGGATGACGCACCGATGCTGAATTTACGGATGCTATATTTATTTTCCCTTTTGTTCATAATGGACACCTCTTAACTTTTAATATTACCCCAATAAAAAACGCCATTGTCCCATCATTAAACAAAAATATTAATCAAAATGCGCGGAATGAGTTCAAATAATTTACCGATTAACGCTAACATTATTGTGTCCCCCTTTCGTCAAAATGAAAAGGCTTTCAAATAAGTGAATATATCATACAATAATTTATAAATTATGTCAATGCTTAAAAAAACAAAAAGATTAATTTAAAGCATAGTTAATTTTTGGAAGATATATATCATATAATTATAATATTGTGAGGTTTGATTAATGGTGCAAATTGAATAGAATGTGATACACTGTATTTGAACAATGGAGGGATATCATATGGACAAACTATTTAAAAGTGTTGCCTATGTTGCTGGCGGTGTACTTGTACTCGTATTAGGCACTGTTGGTTATTTGACATATCAGCAATATCAAGTGGATGACTCGTTAGTTAATAAAGATTTTGGTGAAAATTAATAAAAATATCAATAAAGCATTTTTTAAGGGTATAGACATATCAGCTTTTTAATGAACGTTGTCTGAGTCCCTGAAACTGTGAAGACCCTTATAAGTTGGGGCGGAACAACAAATTTTGTGATTTGTTATTCCGCTCCTTCGTCGTTTATAGACATTGAGAAATGTTATCAAGGAGATGATTAAGATGGCAAGACGACATTATTTTCATCATGTCGAACATCGAAAAACACAAGCACATTCAAAGTCAACGTTATGGCTTTCGTTGATGATTACATTATTTTTTACGGTCGTTGAGTTTGTTGGAGGGATTGTATCTAACTCTCTTGCACTGTTGTCAGATTCTTTTCACATGCTCAGTGATGTTTTAGCCTTAGGTTTGTCAATGGTAGCGATTTACTTTGCGAACAAAAAGCCTACTTCAAATTATACGTTTGGTTTTTTACGTTTTGAAATTTTAGCTGCATTTTTAAATGGTTTGGCACTGGTAATTATTTCTTTATGGATTTTTTACGAAGCCATTATGCGTATCATTTATCCGAAACCTGTGGAAAGTGGTCTCATGCTTGTCGTGGCAACGATTGGTTTAGTAGTCAATATTGTGTTAACGGTTATTTTGATGCGTTCACTAAAAAGCGAGAATAATATTAATATTCAAAGTGCATTATGGCATTTTATAGGAGATTTACTTAATTCAGTAGGCGTTATTGTGGCAGTTATTTTAATCTATTTTACAGGTATTCAAATGATTGACCCTATTCTTAGTATGATTATAGCGGCAGTAATCTTACGTGGGGGATACAAAATCATCCGTAATGCATGGATTATACTGATGGAAGCTGTTCCGACCACGTTTGATACTGATGAAATTATTGAAACGATGATATCTGTAGAGCGTGTCTTAGATGTACATGAGTTTCATCTGTGGGCGATTACGACGGAACACTATTCATTAAGTGCCCATGTCGTATTAGACAGTAGACATAGTGACGATGCCTACGAAACCATTAATCAATTGGAGCGACTACTCAAAGAAAAATATGGCCTTCAACATACAACGCTACAAATCGAGCATTTAGATATTAATCAACTAGACGAGCAGTACTTTGACCACGTTAAATAAAAAGGGGCTGATGAGAAGCTCTCAATACTGTTTAGCATTTCTAAGTCAATCGTATAGTCAAAAACGCGACCCACAAAATCACTTGGGTCGCGTTTTTTGAATGTGATGATAAGAGGTTAAGTCGTTTCGCTTTCTTTTTGTTCAGGTTGTCCTGCTAGTAATAATGTCCATGTGACTAAGATGAATGGGAAGGTTAATATCGGTATACCAATCGGATCGAAAAATGTGGCTAAAGCTGCGTACATCATAGGTGTCATTAAGACAGTCAATAAAAATGCAACGATTGGATTGAGGTGATTGGCTGAACGAAATGTATAGCTCACTGCAATAATAGCTAAAATCAAGTTAAAACCGAATAATCCGTGGTTAATTGTAGCAATATCTGCGCCTAGAACAAACTCAAGTAATAGCCCTAATATATTGGCAATAAATACGTAAATTCCAGCACGTCTAGAGGCAATCAAACAAGCGATAGCGATTAATAGCCCTGTTAATAGGTGTTCGATTAAGAAAATTTGACTTAAGTTTTCAAAAAAGGCTTGAATTGGCTTGAAAGGTGTCTCCAAATCAACATTAATATTTGTAGTTAAAGGTAAAACGGATACATTGGTTTTTAAAAATTTAAATTGTTCAGCCATTAATAAGACAATCCATGTAATTAACACAAATGGTGTAGTCAATTCAGGCACGTTGAGTGGTTTTAAGAAACTTTTGATGGCTTGAGCAATAGGCATAGA from Staphylococcus felis harbors:
- the lip gene encoding YSIRK-targeted triacylglycerol lipase, yielding MNKRENKYSIRKFSIGASSIMIASLFFISTGQAQASETDSVTSSETNPQTETTTSNTNDVVNEQTSDLHTSEDPETGSTTDETTEKTESVETHVTDKPTTEDESVETPSTETTAESNQPLDTSDNTAKNDEQLPKSQDAPVSNETAKDSNPSQTLQSSDEHPNTTEAPTRDTSTSTEDQKTKEQDLSHPKQNESVTSSLETQQQPDIDDTKQTVETSSQQNTTVEAEPKAKEPLHEITSSEPKAKDNVKVPEALNTNKSSQPSSDDNSSPDKDLASLKDSNAATTQSKTNTRDAEKLQEQPSQKAKKGFYKNKYPIILVHGFNGFTDDINPSVLAHYWGGDKLNIRDDLEKNGYETHEASISAFGSNYDRAVELYYYIKGGRVDYGAAHAQKYGHARYGKTYEGVYKDWQPGQKVHLVGHSMGGQTIRQLEELLRHGSAEEIAYQKEHGGDISPLFAGNHDNMVASITTLGTPHNGTHAADQIGNEPIVRQFVYDFAKMLSNADARVSFGLDQWGIKRGEGEKLLDYYKRIKNENPLWKTKDNGFYDLTRQGASELNAKTSLNPNIVYKTYTGEATHSTLFGKQKADLDLFFLFTLTANVIGKAKEPEWRENDGLVSVISSLHPANQAFVKATDQIQKGIWQVTDVRHDWDHVDFVGQDSTDLSRTPEELQNFWHNIAEDLVAAEKVTS
- a CDS encoding cation diffusion facilitator family transporter, encoding MARRHYFHHVEHRKTQAHSKSTLWLSLMITLFFTVVEFVGGIVSNSLALLSDSFHMLSDVLALGLSMVAIYFANKKPTSNYTFGFLRFEILAAFLNGLALVIISLWIFYEAIMRIIYPKPVESGLMLVVATIGLVVNIVLTVILMRSLKSENNINIQSALWHFIGDLLNSVGVIVAVILIYFTGIQMIDPILSMIIAAVILRGGYKIIRNAWIILMEAVPTTFDTDEIIETMISVERVLDVHEFHLWAITTEHYSLSAHVVLDSRHSDDAYETINQLERLLKEKYGLQHTTLQIEHLDINQLDEQYFDHVK
- the yut gene encoding urea transporter gives rise to the protein MMIKWGQPFFKNISQVVLLENTWTGALILIALWIGNWKVGLAAMIGNALSLMTAKYFNYSHQEIHAGLAGFNPVLIAIDLTLFLQWSWQAVFIILLSILLSMPIAQAIKSFLKPLNVPELTTPFVLITWIVLLMAEQFKFLKTNVSVLPLTTNINVDLETPFKPIQAFFENLSQIFLIEHLLTGLLIAIACLIASRRAGIYVFIANILGLLLEFVLGADIATINHGLFGFNLILAIIAVSYTFRSANHLNPIVAFLLTVLMTPMMYAALATFFDPIGIPILTFPFILVTWTLLLAGQPEQKESETT